The Rhinoderma darwinii isolate aRhiDar2 chromosome 8, aRhiDar2.hap1, whole genome shotgun sequence genome has a window encoding:
- the RAP2C gene encoding ras-related protein Rap-2c — MREYKVVVLGSGGVGKSALTVQFVTGTFIEKYDPTIEDFYRKEIEVDSSPSVLEILDTAGTEQFASMRDLYIKNGQGFILVYSLVNQQSFQDIKPMRDQIVRVKRYEKVPLILVGNKVDLESEREVMSTEGRSLAQEWGCPFMETSAKSKTMVDELFAEIVRQMNYASLPEKQDQCCTTCTVQ; from the exons ATGAGGGAATATAAAGTGGTGGTGTTGGGCAGTGGCGGGGTTGGGAAATCTGCCCTGACTGTACAATTTGTTACGGGCACCTTCATTGAGAAGTATGACCCCACCATTGAGGATTTCTACCGCAAGGAGATTGAGGTGGACTCTTCACCATCTGTGTTGGAGATCCTGGACACAGCTGGCACAGAGCAGTTTGCCTCCATGAGGGATTTGTACATTAAGAATGGGCAGGGCTTCATCTTGGTGTATAGCCTGGTGAATCAGCAGTCATTTCAG GACATAAAGCCGATGCGGGACCAAATAGTCAGAGTCAAGAGATATGAAAAAGTTCCTCTTATTTTAGTCGGGAACAAGGTTGACCTGGAATCTGAGCGAGAAGTTATGTCTACAGAAGGCCGCTCTCTGGCTCAAGAGTGGGGCTGTCCGTTTATGGAGACCTCTGCCAAGAGCAAGACAATGGTGGACGAACTGTTTGCAGAGATCGTCAGGCAAATGAACTATGCCTCTTTGCCTGAGAAACAGGATCAATGTTGTACAACGTGCACTGTTCAATGA